One window of the Ammospiza nelsoni isolate bAmmNel1 chromosome 2, bAmmNel1.pri, whole genome shotgun sequence genome contains the following:
- the ESD gene encoding S-formylglutathione hydrolase: protein MALKQVSSNKCFEGFQKVFEHDSAELKCKMKFGIYLPPKAETGKCPVLYWLSGLTCTEQNFITKAAFQQAAAEHGLIVVAPDTSPRGCNIEGEDESWDFGTGAGFYVDATEDPWKTNYRMYSYIKDELPKLINANFPTDPERMSIFGHSMGGHGALILALKNPGKYKSVSAFAPICNPIQCQWGKKALGGYLGPDASKWEAYDATQLVKSYSGARLDILIDQGKDDQFLSAGQLLPDNFIAACTERKVPVVFRLQQGYDHSYYFIASFINDHIKHHAKYLNA from the exons AtggcactgaaacaggtttCCAGCAACAAATGCTTTGAAGGTTTCCAGAAGGTGTTTGAACACGACAG TGCAGAGctaaaatgcaaaatgaaatttGGAATCTACTTGCCTCCAAAAGCTGAAACTGGGAAGTGTCCTGTGCTGTATTGGCTCTCGG GGCTGACCTGCACAGAACAGAATTTCATAACGAAAGCCGCGTTCCAACAGGCGGCAGCCGAGCACGGCCTCATTGTGGTGGCACCGGACACCAGCCCAC GTGGCTGCAATATTGAAGGAGAAGATGAAAGCTGGGATTTTGGCACCGGTGCCGGTTTTTATGTGGATGCCACTGAAGatccctggaaaacaaactACAGGATGTATTCCTACATAAAGGATGAG CTGCCTAAACTAATAAATGCCAATTTTCCAACTGACCCTGAACGGATGTCTATTTTTGGGCATTCCATGGGAGGTCATGGAGCTCTTATTCTTGCTCTGAAGAATCCTGGGAAGTACAAA TCTGTGTCAGCATTTGCTCCTATCTGCAACCCAATTCAGTGTCAGTGGGGGAAGAAAGCCCTTGGTGGATATCTGGGACCAGATGCAAGCAAATGGGAG GCCTATGATGCCACACAGCTTGTGAAGTCCTACTCGGGTGCTCGCCTGGACATCTTGATTGACCAAGGCAAAGATGACcagttcctgtctgcaggcCAGTTACTGCCTGATAACTTCATCGCCGCCTGCACCGAGCGGAAAGTCCCAGTAGTCttcaggctgcagcag GGTTATGATCACAGCTATTATTTCATTGCTTCGTTTATTAATGACCACATCAAACACCATGCAAAATACCTCAATGCTTGA